ACATAACAAGTGATAATACTATTGTATGCAGCCACCAATCAAACGCGTGAAATCTCATAACCGATGTCCACGGTCAATTCCAGTCGGCTCGCAACTTTACGACCTCTGCGTCGAGCTTTTCCAAAATTTCGTCTAGACGAAAGTCCGTGCTAAGTTGTGGACGGCTTCGAATCGCCAGCTTGAGCGCGGTGGCTTTTTCAACTACAGCGTCCTGAACGCACAAGGGATTCACCCAAGCACGTTTACGGATTCGAGGCGAGATTACAGGCGACTCAACTTCACTTGACACCCCAACGCCGCTTGCTCAGTCTGCCCACTTCCACTCCGTGACACCTTCTGCCTCAATTTGGTGCTGCAATGATTTGATACGTATCCATGGGACACGAAAACAATCAGCAACGATGGCGCCATGCATCGCTTCTGCAATGATACACTCGCTCGACCGAATCTCATCTATGATATCACAGACGGATCTACATGGATCAATGTAGTGAAAACCAGCTTTCCGACAGGCAAGCTTCCACTCTAGTCCCCGGTTAAGAAACCACGGTACAAAAGAGACTTTGTGTCTTTTTTTCAAAACCGGCCAAGGCAATAGCCGCAAACAATATGCACCATCACAGATCGATTCACAATTTCCAAGTGCCGCAGCGGACCTTTCCCCTCTCACAAAGCGAATGTCCCACGTTTCGTCTATTGCTGGTAAGCATGCAATACTTCGAACTCCGGCTCCGAAAACAATTTTTTTATCGAGCGCCGGAATGCGCTGATCCAGAATCGTACCAATTCCAATAAAGAGATCTTCGTCCCGTTCGTCAAATACATCACCGAATAGTTGTGGCCACAAAAATGAATTGATCTCGTCGCCGAAGTTTGGAAACTTTTTGTTGCAATAATAGAATAACTTCACTGAATCCACCTTGCTTTGCTCACCCAACACTATTGTTCTGCAACACATGATCGGCGGAGTTCTCGCCGCGCCCGGAGTTCACCTTGCGATTGGTCTTTACGATCGACACGCAGTCTGCGACAGAGTCATTTAGCACAATCATTCAACTCTTACTCTAACGCTGCTATAAACTTCGACCGCGGACCGTACATGGGCTTGTAGGCTGAAAAGCGTTTCGCAACGCTGACGTCCATTCCGTCCCATCTTTTCCCGTTCCGCACGGTTCTTTATGGCAGTTGTCAGGAGAGCGGCCAACGCAGGAGAGTCTGCGACTGGCGACAACCATCCGGTTTCGTTGTCAACAATCATTTCAGGTATCCCTCCAGTATCGCCGCCGATTACAGGCAGTCCATAAGCCATCGCCTCCAACGTGGCATTGCCAAGCGGTTCGATACGCGAAGGCACAACCGCTAGATCGGATGCGGTCAGCC
Above is a genomic segment from Rosistilla ulvae containing:
- a CDS encoding polysaccharide pyruvyl transferase family protein; this translates as MKLFYYCNKKFPNFGDEINSFLWPQLFGDVFDERDEDLFIGIGTILDQRIPALDKKIVFGAGVRSIACLPAIDETWDIRFVRGERSAAALGNCESICDGAYCLRLLPWPVLKKRHKVSFVPWFLNRGLEWKLACRKAGFHYIDPCRSVCDIIDEIRSSECIIAEAMHGAIVADCFRVPWIRIKSLQHQIEAEGVTEWKWAD